acgttcagataatcgacgctctactgtaccttCAAGAGATAGGCAGGCAGCGCACCCCCATACTATCACATTTATGTAGCTGCTGACTTAGGAATGTATGACCACGCAGTTACATACATTAGCCCTATTGTATCAAACTTGTCTCACTTCCCTTGTTTGTAACATGGTGAAGAACTCGTTTCTTTAACTATTGTCATTTTTAGGTGTTACACATGTATTTGGCATGTTTTATCAGCAAAAAACAATGTTTTGATGACATTTCACATCATTAGGTTTGATTTTGACAGCATGCGCAGCACATTGTGTTCATCCTGTATAAGGGGTGCCTCTCCTATGATTTGTCAGTCACATCCTCTCTTGTGTTTTGGCAGATATGTGTAATTCCAGTTTTGTAATGGGTAGATGCAGTCATCCCAAGCAGATACTATTCGCCCTTGTGTtttacattacaaacaaaatgatttttaaaggacTTAATGTGGCTCTTCAATAGAATGGTCCCAAACTAGCCTAGTGCAATGTTTATTTTATCATATGTGTTAATAGGGACAGTAAAACAGTACCCTAGCAATGAGGGAGTAGTACTGGTGCATGGTGTTAGCAGGGCAGAGCGGGATGTGATTCACTGCTTGTGTACTGGTTATTCTTCCtattttactgtcactgttaataaatactgaaaaaagtgAACATCACACTAAACTAATTGTTGACTTCTCCATCGAATGGTTGTGCAGAAATTCTGCTTTAaacttcatttcaattgtaataCAAACAGACTACTGTCTTCTGTGTACATTGAGTGTTACAatcaaagatgtgatgagcagtatttttttGGGCTGACTCCACAACACAAGGCAAAAAAGAAATTGCGaatatctgccaaaacatcagAGAAGATGTGCATGATGACTCTTAAGGAGAGACATCTGGTATATCACTACTCTGTGGTTCGGGCTACGAACATTTATAATGTCTACCTTAATTTCAATGACTTTTCATGTCGTAATGAGAACACCTTAAGTAATGCCTTATAATGTCAACAGGAGAACATCTGATGCACTGGAGGGGCGGAAAGTAGCAATGCAGAAGTTGGAAGAATACGAGCAGGGGACAGCAGCACCTGTGTGCCCAGATACGACATCTGGTGGTGAGGGTCAGTTAAAACCAGTAGTGCCATTGCAGGCACCACTGGCGTTGTCTGAAACCTCCCCGCAGGTAGACATTCCACATTCCACATTGCCACCATTACAAAACGCAAAAGCACCCCAGGTTGCGCTCCAGCCACAGAAAGACCAGCAGAATGGCACATTGCAACTGTCTCCCGAAGAGTGGCCAACACCCATAGAGTTGCAGACACGAGGCCGCCGCCGCCGTTCACGAGAGGATCCCAACTCACCACAGCAGCAGCGGTCAGCTACGACATCTTCCAGAACAGTGCAGCATCACAACAAGGACTCCTCTGTGCTCTGCACACAACAGGACACACCTGCTAAGCCAGAGAACCACACGTGAGTACACCAGCTTCCAATCAAGCCTTGTGGACACACATCTCACttttttcagaaattttgctatATATGTTTTTGAGCTATTaattaacaaaataagaaaaagacaCTCAAACTTGCTGGACATATCTGCTGACATGGCTATCGTTACATGTTCAGTAAATTTTTCATTGCGTATTACatacaataatttgtaaaatatcATTTCCATTGACAAATAAAATGATTTCATGCACCGATTAAAAATATTTAGTACTGGCATGTAAATAAAAATAGACTCTGTCCACCTCGTTCTTATCTGAGAGTAAAATGTAACATTCTACCTAGAACAGTAGCTAGTCTCTACATGCTGACTCCACTTTTGATACTGTTAGTTATCCTGTATACCATCACTAAGTGCTCAGACAAGAGAAATCTCTTCtatattcacaatattttttgtgtgtaattcTGGAGGCGTAAGGACATGATCAATCACCTGTAGCTGCAGCCTATCTTCATGATAAATGTCTACTATACACAAATTTAACTTGATATGTTTTGCATGGGATGCTGGAAGCATAACGACAGTGAtttttttattggggggggggggcggttgacgAGCCCTACCTTATCGAAGTTCACTGTACTCAACAATGCATTCACAACAGCTGCTACAATGGTGTCATACTGTGGGAGCTGTATTGTTTCCTAGCTAAATTTGGCAAAGGGCAGGAAACAATGTGTATTTACTGAGGTCGTCTGTCTTGCAACGATTCCTCCACTCCCAGTaataccaaaatactcaaaaatCCCTCTCTTTCTCAATGTTTTCTAGTTAAGTTCATGCTATGCCTTGGTTTTACACATGCTCATCATGTATATTCAACTGAGCAACACAGAAGCTTCACTACTCAACACAATGTGTGGACAGTTGGATAGAGTAACTCTGCAATGTCTCAACAAACAAAGGGAGGTGTTCCACATTTGCAGATGTACGTGCTGTTTGATGGTCCATGATCAAAAACAAACATAACATGACAGTTCattgactttttcttttttcatactgtcatttatgaatgtgataacTGTTACAGGAGGTTAATTGGAATCAAGCAGGATTCAATTTTTGTTCATGCCACCAGTGTACCAAAAATTCATTACGTCGTAAACATTCATAATTTGTTACTTAACACACGATGCTGCATATATTCATAACTTTTTAGGTTAGAAACACTGTATACAGGGAGATTTCAAGATGGTGTTACAAATATTTAGGGACTATGGATGAAGGTAAATGTTAGAATTTGTAGTAAAGGACCCTGGTCTGGAAACAACCCAGTTGTAAGTTATAAGACAAAATCGTTCTGACACCTGTGACAGTGAacatcttctactgtaagctctttgctgctTTGCATATTTTGGGAGGTAGTacaggccaaaacaagaaaaaagtccagtgaaaatggggtctaaaatgcataccttaacagctaatagccaacaaagatgaacaaatgctcatagccctTTGGGGCCCACTCTTACTagatttgttgtttttgttttggcccatactacctccTACCAAAATTCaggaaagcaaagaatttgcagtagACGAAGcccgctgtcagaggtatcagaacaattttcaccTACAGTTTTTGACTGGGTcttttccatcatccctgaaagtttgtaacatcatcacagagtcaccctgtataatctgtgAGAAAGTTTAACATCTATAATTTATGTTTGATTCTTATATTTCCACTGGCAACATTGTTATTGCAATTGCAGAAAacttttcccaaatctgttaaacaaAACTCACAAATATATGCTATGTACTATGCTAAGTATGTGGGGAAAGAGGTTTTATTATATGCAATGTAATTTCAGGAGACTGATGCTACATTTTTgaataaaaagtaatgaaaactgtTATATTTTTACAGGGAAGTGAGTACCACAAATCAAGAAAACATTAATGCTGCTGATTCAACTGTAAAAACCTTAGAAGTACCATCAGATGCTAGCAACCAGAGGGTAGAACAAAATGAGGAGGGATGCAAAGAGGAGGGTATGCCGCCTGAAACGTGCAGCACCCCATCTACCCTGTGTGAAGAGCCTGTTGATGCCTGCCCACAACCCAGCACTGGTCAACAGCAGATAGATTACATACCGTGAGTGACTATTGCAGGCATTTCCTTCTTATTACACTGAAAAATTATTTGGCTAGAGTATGCACATACTTTTTGCAAAATTAGTTACAAGTTGCAGAGTTTTGAAAATCTCTTTGAGTTACTGCATATTCCTTTGAGTGTTCTCACACTCATAGCACTCTTCCATTAGCTGTTATGCTTTTCACATAAGATTAGAATATGTGATTTTATATTCCAACCTTGTCCAGATAAACATGTATGTAGACTGATTTTTTAGGACTTTTGGGGAGAAAGATCTGAGAAAAATTAGATAATGGATACTCTGATTATTATATTCAAAAAATACCAGATGAACTCTTACACAGAAAGGAAGAATTTATACTGAAAAGCAAGAAAATATGCATAATCTGATTCtgggatttttaatattaattgtgcTTCTGCACCAAGCGACTGACTTCCTTAACCCTCAAGCAGGCACGCTGGTTTTTATAACATTAGCAGGAGGGGGAGATACTTTGTACACATGCAAAGAATAACTGTCTTTAGGTTACCAAGGTaaatatgtacaaagaaaatttcagtttaatGAAATAAACTTACATTACATGAGCGAAATCACTGATTAAttacataataatacaataaactttcaactTATCTGTCTGCTGCCACGTACGAGTGTTACCCCATAGTAAAGACACATTCAAAGCATTAAACAGTGGAGTTGCATTAAATCACAGCCAACAGCTTATTTGATTGCTAATTGTCTCGTAGACAAATGCATCATTGTGGGTGTGTGCCACTAGCTCAGAATCTGGATCATTTTCTTGTCCATCGTACATTTTTTCTTGAGTAGCTCACAGGTTATTTtacattactgctgctcacttgcaTGTATGACAGCACAACTTATCAGTGTGTTAGCTGAATCAGTAATGAAGGGACAGATATGGGCTTGCAACTGTAAAGCAACAGTGGAACCATAGAAGACAATATAATTCGTGGTTGGGACTCTTTATACATAGGCATGCCTGCTCAATTGTTAAATTGGGTATGACAGACATCCTATCTAAAATCAAGTGCTTTTCAATGAACATCTGTTCTTAGGCCTTTGACACTTTCCATTGTGATAAATTATGCATGGCATCGTGAATCTTGTCCTACATTAGGTAGCTAATACCACATTTTCCAACTTTATGATAGGTCCAACATGTGAATGAAGAGAATGGTAGAGTTATATGTAAGAGTACATGTGTGATCAGTTGATCTGTGTGTATGGTACACGTGTCTTATGATAGTGTGACTACCAGAGTGTGTGGCTCTGCACATGTGGTCATAGACAGAGTGTCTGTTTAAAGAAGATCTAGAATCATGTTGCTTAACATTTTGTGGAACATATCACCAGGAACTCGGTTGCCTTTTTCATCATAGGGATCAGCTAGTTCCTCCTTCCCAACAACAGAATCTCCATACTTAGGTGACATGCactagttcatcatcatcatcataggctGTGCTGTTTCCATCCACTGGGTTAAGTGAACTAGGTCCCTCCCATCCTTCAATTTATTCAGTTCTTGATTATTTGCATTCATTTATACTGCTCATTCTTATTTGTTTCCTCTAGGGTTacatttctgttcatttctttcttgtttgtttcttcATGTTAAGCTCTCTCTTCTTACTTATCAGCCCCATACAGTCTGGTCTGTTAGTTCATTGTTAATTCCTGCTCCCACCCCATGAGTAGCTTAGAATTTTTAATAATTCCAAAAGTTAAAATTCAAGTACAATTTTTGTTTAGTATGGTCCATTAGCCCTCATTCAGCTATTATTGTTCTGGTGACTATGAAGTAAATACTTCTCTGCTATCACAAGGGTTGTCATATTGTGATAGACTAACATTTCTAGGACCAATTTGTTACGGTGCACTTTCGTATCTCATGACTGTAATATGTGTTTTGTATCTCTTAACTACGAATTATATGTTGCCCATCTTTTAGACCAACGATTTGGTCGATATGAAATCACAGAATTAGACTAGATTGAATGTTGTTTCTGTTAAGAAGTCGTCATCTTCCTTATTAACTTAAGTGGCTAGGATAGGGGGCAATGATTTTTGtgaattacaaaaacattttatgttTAGCAGAGGTGTGCAAGCATTTGCTAGATGTAATACTTTGTAAGTATATTTGGTATTCTGTTATGGATTATTCTTTGGCACATGATATAATATTTTCCCTTTATATCTATACATTTAGTACAGTATGTGTTGCAGCATAAATTTGACTGCAAACCTTCTATTCTTAAAAGAGTTCATATCAAGAGAAACATTAACTTACAAACAGGATTGAACTTTTTAAGGgctctataataataataacaataataacactaacacacacactcattgCAGAGCAGCAAGATTACAATCGCAGAACGCATTATACATGACAACATCGATGAACAACTGTTATGCTGAGAGTGATTTGTCCCCATACTCACATGCTTAACTGTTCAGGCCAATTCGGAAGCACATGTGCTCCTAagggaaagaaatttgttaactggTCTCTGTTCTGCCTAGTGTATGTCTACATATTGTACTTTTATTTGGAAAAAATGTCAGCGGCTTCAAAACAGACATGTTATTTTCAACAGTGTGTTGTTAAGACTAATAGAGCTTGTTTGGTTgttgtaatttagtttttgtttacttttttgtcAGATCTGTAATTCTGTGTGGCATATTTGCTTGATTGCTGAAAATTTAGATTTCTTTTCCTGTTTGGTAGTACCTATAATTCTTTTTAGCACTAAGAGTCTCaccaaaaatatatttacagtagAATCCCTCTAATCTCTTACCTTCAGGGCGGGGACCATGGTCGGAACAAgaaaaaggtcggattatccgaaaaatctaatatttattgcaaaaaatataaaaagacatttagtacaaaaaattaaacaactAAAAGACGTCTACAGTAATACAAAAAGGatgttttttacacagtgttaaacaatatattaactaaaaaacgtctacacaaactataatatgtattggttttaaaaggaaaaatgacaaataaattacagtactgtactgtacttaataacatataaacgatatatactataaactaaaaaatgtttatgcacagtatataaaaaagaatttttttacaaagaaataaactactgtatgtataaactatgaaatgattatactgtatgcattgtttctacactaaaaacgaaaacaaattacttggaaaaaaagtcagtgatatatttttgtttagcagatgttattctagatttaactgcagtgtccctccatttttttatccacaaaacgtcAATTGGAGTTGAAGTTGGATTCTGCCCGATGTATTGAAGGGCAACGTCAAAAGTGCTTTTTGTATCAttgtgtgaaatccgggtgggGGGTTCGTCTTCGCCATCCAGGTCCTGATTCACAGTTTTCTGGCTAATAGCGGCAACAATCTGGTCGTCATTGACctcttcaaaagtgtcacagtctttgtcacattcgttgatccacTCTTCAGCTTCATTGGTAGGGACGTTCGGCTCAagagtttgtagatctttaacAATTTCCAGTGCGTGTTTTGCTCATTTCCagtatgctcattttcagtcataacttgtggccaaagctTACGCCACGATTTCCACAGTGTGCcaggtttcagttcatcccatgctgcagcgattgtgtagatagcatctttgatgttcagggatttcattgcctcaaataagttatgacctcctttttccaagattgagctgatatactttctgcgaCATTGCCTTTTTAACCATTCAATAATGGCCTGAAccattggttggatgagtgaggtcacattagtaggcagaaagagagcttttatgtcccctttcTGCAAATTTTCCTCAGACGGATGTAatggtgcgttatccaacagcagtagagcacgaacaggcagatttttttgcttcaCGTTTTTTCAACCGATGGCACAAACTCGTTgaaaaaccaggatttaaaaaggttgcagtccatccaagcagatttttgactgcggtaataaaccggcaaggaagataagtttatatttttgaatgcccatggcttcttagatttgccaatgaTGAACAAGGGGAGCTTGTGTGTACCATCTGTgttgctacaaggaatgactgttattctgTCTTTTATAAGTTTTGTTCCTACCACagattcatttgaagctgcgagcgtttttgtggaaatattttgaaGTTCAGCCCTGTCTCCTTGATGTTATACACTTCGCAGAGTAACAGTTaaattttcttctacaatttcttgaaacttaacagaaaaccCCTTAGCAACTGCAGCAATAgcagatagtttttcaccggaaatagaaacaaatcaGACACCATGAAGAGTTTTCAAATGATCAATCCAaccttcactggcagcaaatttaccTTTGGCTTCGAGTTTTTTCTGCAAAACTAttgctttttctttgagaattggcccgggtattggagttcctttccttcttcTTGAGAAAACCACATCCACAATGTGTTATCAAGCAGTTGAAGTTTgggcttttttaatgttttgcaattcttcagagtgttttcaccatcaatcgtaactgtataggattcGATGTCTTTCTgattcttcctccaatccttaattgtcataacacctacattcagttcctttgcaatttttttgaGCAATTCACCTTCGTTCAGTCTTTGTACCACTGCTAATTTTCCATTTAGTGAAAGAGTTATGTGTTTACAtttgaatccagacatgttgaaaaacagacaactaTACACACAATGACTCTACAGTAATAAGTGCTGTGGAGAACACGGAATAAAGTAAACAATGACATTTTTCaatcccaacaaaggataaaactgcacaacaacctacagtataacaatatgcacagcgatagaCACTGCAACAATGGCCtgacaggcgtccagtcagtgaaAAGTCAGCACAGGCTCACAAGCCTGAGCATGGTTGGGCTAACCagagtgacggaccatccaaggtcagattagaggggttctactgtacttTCAATAGGTATTCCCCAAGCTGACACAGTTTTACAGTTATTTGATGAGAATGGcattatttttctatttcttcttcctaCTAACTTAATCACTTCTCTGAGCTCTGAATGCAGATGATTTTCAGGCCTAACGTAAGTCGATATGTAATCTTTACATGTGGATCTTGATTTAACACCATACAACTCTTATCAGATTTAAGCTTGTAGCAAAATGGAATTAGATTCCATGTTTTCACTAGAAATATGGAAATCATGTCAAGATCACTTCCTTCACACATGGCTAACTGTGTGATAAAATAGAAGGGATTGAAGATAgaaacaaagaaatgaaagaaaagataGGTGTTTGATATACAGACAAAAATGATCTGTTTGGAGATTGAATACGACCTCAGTTCAATAAGAATGGAACAGCACTTTTTCTACCGTCTCTTTCAGTGAGTCATTTCAGTGTTTGCTAGGTGTGCTTTGAGATAATCACAGAAAGTCTAAGTCAGGATGTGAATCTTGTTCTTGCTACAACTGATTCTTTTGCCATAGCCGCTGCACACTTCTCACTCTCCCTGAAGAAGGAAataatatgttttatttatatgtagCACTTTCAGTGGAgggaaaaaatgaaattaatttgtgcTAATTTTTCACACCAAATCTCATCATGGAATTCACACCTGTATGAAATGTAGTAGTTCAGTATATTCTCACATCAATGTAATCAATTTTGTGCAACACTTGTACACAGTAAACAATGGTATATAGTTATTTCATCAGTGTGATAGTTATTTCATCAGAGCATGTGCACATTTGAGTCAGCAGTGGAGCAGAAAGATGAGACAAAGCCACTTTTCTCTGTTACAGGTCTTCTGGAGCCTCAACACCGGTACCAATAGCGAGCGATTCCAAGCCCGGACCAGACAGTTCCTCACAATCTCAAACAACTACAAATTCACCCAGTGATGCTCTCCCAGATAAGAACAACCTTCCAGATATGGATTTGTTATGTGGACTTACTGTCCACCCAAATAAGTCAGTTTCAAATCCAGAACATTGGAGTACTGACGTGAGCCCATCAACGTTTCAATTATCTGAAGTACCTTatcaaagtataaaaaattatcCTTATCGAAATAATTTACCACCCACGATCCAAGAAACTGCATCCACACATGGAGAATATGTTTTGCCAAATGTTGCAACGTATGGAATCTCTCTGAGACCCAGTGAAGTTTCACCCTATTACAATTATCCAGATGTACATAACAACCGTGCAATGCATGCCACATCACCACCATTTTACTGCCCTCCATCATCGCAGAGTACACCGATGAACTACTATCCAGCACCACCCTACCAACCGCGGCCAACACAACAGCAGTGGGGAAAAATTGTGGAGCCTCAGTTAGCAGTGAATCATCAACACCTGTCTGGATTACAGCAGCAAACGATGGTGCAAGGCCAACAAGGGATGTATCCACATCAGACGCCAGTTGGTGACCAAATACCAGTGCTGCAACAACATTCACCAGTGGCTCAGCAGCAACATACGCTCGTGCCACTTCAATGGACACCAAACTACCAGACGCCACCTGTGTCCCAGGAAAGATATGTGATGCAGTACCAGCCACCGAGCACACAGTATGAGCCACAGCAATTAATAGCATCCCAGCAGTACCCACCCCCAACCATGCAGCAGTACCCACCCCCAACCATGCAGCAGTACCCACCCCCAACCATGCAGCAGTACCCACCCCCAACCATGCAGCAGTACCCACCCCCAACCATGCAGCAGTACCCACCCCCAACCATGCAGCAGTACCCACCCCCAACCATGCAGCAGTACCCACCCCCAACCATGCAGCAGTACCCACCGCCAACCATGCAGCAGCAACCACAGTTGCAACAGCATTTTCCACCTACAAAGAATGAGCAACTGGCATCTCAGCATTATCCACCTGCCACCATCTACCAGGAGCTAccgttgcagcagcagcagcagaaatttcCATCTACAGAAAACGAGCGAGTGCCGTCTCAACAGTTACTGACATACCACCAGTACCAAACAGTGTCTCAGCAGCAGATGCTGCAAATGAAGTCTCATGTACCAGTTACCTATCCAGTGCCAGAAACATCACAACAGCAGAGCATGATCCAGTTACAACAGGGAGTGGTGCAGCATACACCACCGGTCTCACATTTACCAGTTCCTGAGGATTTGACAGAGGAAAATCATCAGAAAACTGCTGTGGACCAAGAACAAATGCTACACCCACCACAACATCAGAAATCAATGACGGACGAGCAGTGTCTACTATCAACACACAGAGCATCGCCTGAAGCTGAAGAGAGGCAAGCAGGAGTTCGGGAGACTCATGGACTAGAGAGACCACCTCGCCTGCTGAGGCCTTGGGCGTCAGACGTGGAAGCTGCTATGATTCGTGGACAGGCACCGGTCAGGTCACCAGCCCCAGTGGTGTCAGCTACAGCACCTGCCTTACCAATTCAACCAGACTTCCGGAGACCGCCACCACCTATCAAATTTCTGGCCACTGCACAAGGAGTCAACCAACCCACAAGACCGGCCCCGGCTCAACAGCATCGTGCCAATGGTGCCCATTGGCCAGAACAGTACCAGGTCCCTCCAAGGATGCTGAACAATCCTCACAACAAACAAAATTGGACAAATGTAAGTTTCTTATTGAAGCAAATAGAAAACTGTTTTCAGTAGGGATAAAAGAAATCATCTTATATGCTGCATGATGATCAGCTAAAAACCAAGGCACTTCTGCATATTTGACAAATTGAGCTTGATTCTGTGTTATTAAAAtggtta
This genomic stretch from Schistocerca cancellata isolate TAMUIC-IGC-003103 chromosome 2, iqSchCanc2.1, whole genome shotgun sequence harbors:
- the LOC126153086 gene encoding uncharacterized protein LOC126153086, yielding MDHSKPRQQQQSNCEQGQQNTQPWRTSDALEGRKVAMQKLEEYEQGTAAPVCPDTTSGGEGQLKPVVPLQAPLALSETSPQVDIPHSTLPPLQNAKAPQVALQPQKDQQNGTLQLSPEEWPTPIELQTRGRRRRSREDPNSPQQQRSATTSSRTVQHHNKDSSVLCTQQDTPAKPENHTEVSTTNQENINAADSTVKTLEVPSDASNQRVEQNEEGCKEEGMPPETCSTPSTLCEEPVDACPQPSTGQQQIDYIPSSGASTPVPIASDSKPGPDSSSQSQTTTNSPSDALPDKNNLPDMDLLCGLTVHPNKSVSNPEHWSTDVSPSTFQLSEVPYQSIKNYPYRNNLPPTIQETASTHGEYVLPNVATYGISLRPSEVSPYYNYPDVHNNRAMHATSPPFYCPPSSQSTPMNYYPAPPYQPRPTQQQWGKIVEPQLAVNHQHLSGLQQQTMVQGQQGMYPHQTPVGDQIPVLQQHSPVAQQQHTLVPLQWTPNYQTPPVSQERYVMQYQPPSTQYEPQQLIASQQYPPPTMQQYPPPTMQQYPPPTMQQYPPPTMQQYPPPTMQQYPPPTMQQYPPPTMQQYPPPTMQQYPPPTMQQQPQLQQHFPPTKNEQLASQHYPPATIYQELPLQQQQQKFPSTENERVPSQQLLTYHQYQTVSQQQMLQMKSHVPVTYPVPETSQQQSMIQLQQGVVQHTPPVSHLPVPEDLTEENHQKTAVDQEQMLHPPQHQKSMTDEQCLLSTHRASPEAEERQAGVRETHGLERPPRLLRPWASDVEAAMIRGQAPVRSPAPVVSATAPALPIQPDFRRPPPPIKFLATAQGVNQPTRPAPAQQHRANGAHWPEQYQVPPRMLNNPHNKQNWTNPPPVGIPSRRGRGGSLINSVGRPIRGHGARLPGLNGSDSVQRVSGVQNQCSNMNGHGQVPAPLPHSIRSDTAVTTSNESTHCEQQRKNDSPKEPCSSSSELHCQEENTNTEILGQDQHDSAVGQKVKKNDNERNDSDLWSLSAVQADDCMSDDIGQQQPIDAMPGGQSVVIRDTNEDEGNYVDNSEESDFERYEKEERVYIDINVDEELKGVELILNS